Below is a window of Solanum stenotomum isolate F172 chromosome 7, ASM1918654v1, whole genome shotgun sequence DNA.
TACCATGGCAAGTAGCAAATTCCTAGGGCTATGATACTTCTCCCAATTTCTAACCTTAGCAAAATCTTCAAGTTGCTTAGAGAGGTCTTTAAGACTAATATCCATTGATCTCTCTTGATCTCTTTCTTGTTCCATATTGGCTAAGTAAATATGAGATTTGTTGCTTGCAAAGATACCAAAGGCTCTTGTCTTGGATTTTAAAGGAGAAAATTTGTTGACATGTGAAAAAGGAGGAATATTATAACCATAAAAGTGAATTAATGATAACATAGTAATAATTCTTAGAAGAAGAAGACGCTTCAAGGGGGGCAAAATTCTTTGAGCATACTACCCTCAAatattggtttttttttttatagtgtaATGATTCTTTGTTCTATCTCATCtatgaaaagaatattatattccaatttttttagtacattttttttttttgtgaaaggACATTGCAAATTGAGCCATGACACATCTTTTTGTGCAAATTGAGCATGCTTTGAATTTTAAAacacttctttttttctatcttcATTGCACACCATTAGATGGTTTAGAACTTTATTAGATTTATATAATATTGTTAAGCAGAGGCAGAGCTGGAATTTAGAATACTTTATGAGTTTGTGAGTCTTAAGAAAATAGTTAATGGGATTCTTGATAAGTtatttaatacatatattgaatgaaattttaattgTAAATATAGAATTAGAGTCAAAATTATTAAGTTTTGTCGAATCAGTAGGTGAAACTTTGGCTCCGCGTCTTATATAATGGATAGAGAGAAGCCTAACCATTGAGTTAGTCTAGTGTTTTAAACCATTCATTTATTGGttatatttttagtcttttcaaCTCTTAATTGATTAGTCTTTTCACTTTAAACAATaaggaaaatacaaaaaatggcCAAACCAATTATTGTCTTTTGAACAATTTTCAAAGaagcaaaaataattaaaaataaaaaaagaaaaaaataataaatttataataataaaaatggacAAACCAAAAAGGTCCTACCGGGAGTCGAACCCAGGTCGCTGGATTCAAAGTCCAGAGTGCTAACCACTACACCATAGAACCTTAGATGCTTAACAAACTTGCTCAATatacaaaaagtaaaacaatttacatcaatttaaaatcatactaaattttcatttttgagtttttttttaattatattttaatgatacGAGGATCTATTCGAGATGATGTATCTATTTTTGTGAGATAAGAATAAAATTTAcgtattttctatttttcttttcagatTTTACTTATGAGACTATACTAAATATGTTGTTATTGCGGGGTAAATACACCTTTGGCTCTCTTTGTTTATGGAATACCAAAAACATGATCATTTTTAAATTGGAATATTTTAATCTTATCTAAGCATATCAATTCAATTTTGACATTCTTCTTATCAACCgaaagaaaaagataataatGCAGTAAAAAATTCTTTAAGATTTCTCAATTATTCCTTGCATTTTATAATTCCCTTAGATAACATTGAAAATAACATTTATTtactaaaatagaaaaaagaacatTTAGATTTTTACAATGGAATTGTTCCTTTTGCTTATTTTATAGCAGTATATGTTAAGTGCTGGCTGAATCTACATTCCATCATAATCAATGTAATATACTAATTGCTATAGCACCTAGAtagaatatatctttttgtgagtttatgatatataattatacatttattatatatatatatatagcaattttattttttaatttagagAGGTTTTGTGGACCTATTCGTCTAATGCCTAAGCGTACATCTTACATCTCGTAATACTACTGCACCCAACCTGAAACTCACTCCgtaaatactttttaaaatatttatttttataaaatggaATTCAGGATGTCcttctttc
It encodes the following:
- the LOC125871549 gene encoding uncharacterized protein LOC125871549; protein product: MLSLIHFYGYNIPPFSHVNKFSPLKSKTRAFGIFASNKSHIYLANMEQERDQERSMDISLKDLSKQLEDFAKVRNWEKYHSPRNLLLAMVGEVGELSEIFQWRGEVDKGLPNWEESDKEHLGEELSDVLLYLIRLADICGIDLGDAAAKKILKNSIKYPEPKMKREFI